Within the Thermosynechococcaceae cyanobacterium Okahandja genome, the region TGCTGAACGCCACCTTTGGCAATGTTACAGAAATGATTATTGCGATTGTGGCGCTGCGCCAAGGCTTAGCGGAAGTGGTTAAGGCGAGCCTCAGCGGTTCGATTATTGCCAACCTCCTGCTGGGGCTGGGGCTGGCGATCGTTGCTGGAGGGCTGCGGTTTCGGGAGCAACGGTTCCCGGTAGCGGTGGCCCGCATTAATGCCTCGTCCCTGACGTTGGCGCTGATTGTACTGATGACACCTACGGCTATCCAGGCGGCGGCGCCGGGGGTGTCGCTGCAACTGGTGGATCGCTTCTCCTATGCGTCAGCCATCTTGCTACTGGTGTTTTACGGGTTAATGCTGCTGTTTTCCATGAAAACCCACCGCCATCTTTACCTGCTGGAGGAGGTGGCCGCTGCCGAGAGCGATGCAGTGGCGACACCGGTTGCGGTCAATCTTAAGCTGCAGATGGGCATTCTGTTGGGGGGCACAATTCTCTTGGTGTTTGTTTCCGATGTCTTGGTGGATAGCCTCCAAGAAGCCATTACAGATGTAGGGCTGACTCAGCTTTTTACGGGCGTGTTTCTCATTCCCATCTTTAGTAGCGTGGTGGAGTTCATTACCTGCGTTAAGTTTTCCCTCAATAACCGCATGGAGGGGGCGGTGGCGGTGGCTATTGGCTCTAGCTTACAGATTATTCTGTTTGTGGCACCGGTGCTGGTGTTGGTGGGGTGGCTGCTCGGCCAGCCGCAGATGAATTTAAGCTTTAACTTTTTTGAATTGGTGGCGGTGGTGGCCGCGGTGGTGATTACCAACTCCATTAGCAATGATGGTGCCACCAACTGGCTGGAGGGGGTACTGCTACTGATGACCTATTTGGTGTTAGGAGTGGCCTTCTTTATCCATCCCTGAGACCAGGTCCATGAGGGGACGGGTGACCCAGTTCAGCCCCACTTTAAGCTGGTGCTCGAGGGTGGGCATCCGGTAGAGGTAGGTGAGACGGCGGGCTAGGTAGGCCAAGGGGCCATCTAGGGTGAGACCCAGCCCAGCAAGGGCGGCGCGATCGCTACCGAGGGTGAGCATTTCGCCCAAGTGGGAGTAGCGCACAGGCAGTAACGGGCGATCGCTAAGGCTGGCCCAAAGATTCCAAGCGGCATAATCCGCCTGCTGAAAGGCCGCCTGGGCGGTATGGGGGAGGGGCTGCCCCTGCTCATCAACGGCATCGGCAGCATCCCCGAGGGCAAACAGGTCGGGGTGATCCACCACCCGGAGCGTAGGAGTCACCTGGAGGCGACCGCTGGCCGTTTTCGGTAGCTCTAGAGCCGCAATCAGGGGCGACACGGCAGTGCCCACCGTCCATAGCACAATATCGACGGGAATCTCGTCAACCCGGTCTTTGTACTGGAGGGCAATGGTACTGGGGTGAACGGCGACGGGGGTGGTTTCGCGATCAATCCAGACCCCCCGCTCTTCTAGGGCGGCTAGGGCAGCCTGACGATTAAACTCGGGCGAGGATTTGAGGATCTCACTGTTGCGATCCACAAGGCGAATCCGCCCGCGGGCACCGAGGCGATCGGCAAGCTTACAGGCCAGTTCGACACCGCTAGGCCCCGCCCCGACCACCACAACCCGAATTTTCTCGCTGCCGGATTGCTCCCGTAGGCGCAGTTGTTCTTCGAGGCGATAGGCATCCGCCAAGGTGCGAAA harbors:
- the cax gene encoding calcium/proton exchanger, whose amino-acid sequence is MTLQQKILLGLLIFVPIALLNFIVKLPPLVSFMVSGLAIVPLAAGIANATEAISEVIGPTFGGLLNATFGNVTEMIIAIVALRQGLAEVVKASLSGSIIANLLLGLGLAIVAGGLRFREQRFPVAVARINASSLTLALIVLMTPTAIQAAAPGVSLQLVDRFSYASAILLLVFYGLMLLFSMKTHRHLYLLEEVAAAESDAVATPVAVNLKLQMGILLGGTILLVFVSDVLVDSLQEAITDVGLTQLFTGVFLIPIFSSVVEFITCVKFSLNNRMEGAVAVAIGSSLQIILFVAPVLVLVGWLLGQPQMNLSFNFFELVAVVAAVVITNSISNDGATNWLEGVLLLMTYLVLGVAFFIHP
- a CDS encoding NAD(P)/FAD-dependent oxidoreductase; amino-acid sequence: MTQQICQQICILGGGFGGLYTALRLSQLPWETPPRLTLIDQRDRFVFTPLLYELVTGELQAWEIAPPFAELLKDTPVIFHQATVTGIDLAAKTVACDGAQVIPYTALVLALGGDTPRNSVPGVAEYALTFRTLADAYRLEEQLRLREQSGSEKIRVVVVGAGPSGVELACKLADRLGARGRIRLVDRNSEILKSSPEFNRQAALAALEERGVWIDRETTPVAVHPSTIALQYKDRVDEIPVDIVLWTVGTAVSPLIAALELPKTASGRLQVTPTLRVVDHPDLFALGDAADAVDEQGQPLPHTAQAAFQQADYAAWNLWASLSDRPLLPVRYSHLGEMLTLGSDRAALAGLGLTLDGPLAYLARRLTYLYRMPTLEHQLKVGLNWVTRPLMDLVSGMDKEGHS